One Fusarium poae strain DAOMC 252244 chromosome 4, whole genome shotgun sequence DNA window includes the following coding sequences:
- a CDS encoding hypothetical protein (BUSCO:46683at5125), which produces MASSLPAAKQQLRKIVKQKLSTISQDSITTQSRCIFESLKELQPYKDARRISIYLAMPTAEVQTDAIVRHALGAGKQVFVPYLHKSPFQTPDTPSRVMDMVHLENIQDYESLKLDKWGIPSVDPATADARKRILGDLDVETSDSAVLDFIVVPGVAFDFDESGSIRRLGHGKGFYDFFINRYMAKLESKGIAQQNPLHLYGLALKEQMVPATSEHQIPTDTHDRRLNGLIIGDGEIKHGVHEASTSRYPLQDL; this is translated from the exons ATGGCGTCATCCCTTCCTGCTGCTAAGCAGCAACTGAGGAAGATTGTGAAGCAGAAGCTCTCCACGATATCACAGGACTCCATCACTACTCAGA GTCGTTGTATCTTTGAGTCTCTGAAAGAGCTTCAGCCTTATAAGGATGCTAGACGCATCAGCATCTACCTGGCCATGCCTACCGCCGAGGTCCAAACAGATGCCATTGTTCGCCATGCACTGGGTGCCGGCAAGCAAGTATTTGTCCCTTACCTTCACAAGTCACCTTTCCAAACACCGGACACCCCATCACGCGTAATGGATATGGTCCATCTGGAAAACATACAAGATTACGAAAGCCTCAAGTTGGACAAGTGGGGGATTCCAAGCGTGGATCCGGCCACTGCCGATGCAAGGAAACGTATACTAGGCGATTTAGATGTTGAGACTTCTGACTCTGCCGTTCTCGACTTCATTGTCGTCCCAGGCGTCGCATTCGACTTTGATGAATCAGGGTCGATTCGGCGTCTTGGTCATGGCAAAGGATTTTATGACTTCTTTATCAACAGATACATGGCTAAGCTCGAGTCAAAAGGCATCGCTCAGCAAAATCCGCTGCACTTGTATGGTCTGGCTTTGAAGGAACAGATGGTGCCTGCGACATCGGAGCACCAGATTCCAACAGATACTCACGACCGTAGACTCAACGGGCTCATTATTGGTGATGGTGAGATCAAGCACGGTGTTCACGAAGCGTCTACTTCACGATATCCGTTACAAGATCTCTAG
- a CDS encoding hypothetical protein (TransMembrane:16 (i308-328o334-355i406-425o437-455i467-483o503-526i538-556o568-595i743-764o770-793i800-828o848-876i888-908o920-941i953-986o998-1023i)~BUSCO:3821at5125) has translation MGKHTTNSSSASISSSSKQSLSRKSSASSSLAQRVGDRVVVDSPTLRQDVALQPLTSSSSSSTTRSTVTVSPSHPVQDQGHVLPYQATASDILPLPLLTTPAASPSSSAPPSAVVGHQNAALQSSEHTNTDDSLDATPQPSNADLDMASKKTPFLRSAARSAARSAARSDAAPYGSVSLTPSRNNSPAGSDRWDPDSHQLRHVTDTMRSETSHRSGPSKKSSSRLSEEIDGAVLVSGLEGRMGLGEPTHPGVLEGSLKDDLSDDGALLDDDSSAASDTEYQENSPHEAVRASVPPTDNTTLSINTPRMWCLSVLFAILGSSTNLFFSLRYPSVAITPVIALLLVHPLGHLWDFVLKRPYDPEEEFIDGVRVASVSDDAHSLHKVKRRTRVRRWLAQGRWNEKEHTCVYVSSNVAFGFAFATDVIVEQTQFYNQEAPIIYQLLLTISTQILGYGFAGLTRRFLVRPSGMIWPGTLMSAAMFSTLHKQENKPAGGWTISRWKFFYIVWTISFLFYFLPGLLMPALSYFNVITWFAPKNVVIANLFGVSSGLGLFPLTFDWAQVTYVGSPLLVPFWAAMNVIGGLAVVMWIIAPILYYSNVLFSSYMPILSAAVFDNTGKVYDVSKILTPEFLFDREAYQNYSRVFLPITYVLSYGVQFAGLSALLTHTACWHGQDIWRSWKRALQEAREDGQAKYEPVADSPGSLPRQSTDESGRRMSSASHVDGIISREDVHSKLMKRYKDAPLSWYLITFLTMTAIGIFVVEYYPVHLPWYGLLLALAIGALFFIPNGIIMAVTNQHSSIYLICQLICGVVFPGRPIANMVFVTYGYISSAQGIKFASDLKLGHYMKIPPRILFLVQIVATLVSSLTQIGVLNWMFANIRGICTSEAINGFTCPIARVHFNGSILWGVVGPNEFFGPKAIYRSLVWFFPLGALLPIPLWLYSRRHRSSILRKVNLPVIFGAMSWIPPATGLNFSVWVLVCYVFNYLIKNRHNAWWSKYTMTLSAALDSGLAFGIVVVFFGFIYPGFAQNLKWWGTEVYKQGCDWQACSYNTVSEGEHFGPKTW, from the exons ATGGGCAAACACACCACCAATTCTTCCTCGGCCTCcatctcctcctccagcAAACAAAGCCTTAGTCGCAAGTCTTCAGCGTCCTCGTCCCTGGCACAGAGGGTTGGAGACAGGGTTGTTGTTGACTCCCCGACACTGCGCCAGGACGTTGCCCTTCAGCCCCTAacatcctcgtcctcatcctccaCCACTAGGTCCACTGTGACTGTCTCACCCTCACACCCAGTTCAAGACCAGGGCCATGTCTTGCCGTACCAGGCTACGGCCTCTGATATATTACCTCTCCCATTATTAACTACCCCGGctgcttctccttcttcttctgctccCCCATCAGCCGTCGTTGGCCATCAAAATGCAGCGCTGCAGTCTTCTGAACATACCAATACCGATGACAGTCTAGATGCTACTCCCCAACCATCAAACGCCGACTTAGACATGGCTTCCAAAAAGACGCCCTTTTTGCGCTCTGCTGCTCGCTCTGCTGCTCGCTCTGCTGCTCGCTCCGACGCTGCACCGTATGGCTCCGTATCGCTAACGCCCAGTCGTAACAACTCGCCCGCTGGCAGTGATCGCTGGGATCCCGACTCGCACCAATTGCGTCATGTTACCGATACGATGCGCAGCGAGACCTCGCACCGATCTGGGCCCAGCAAAAAGTCCTCTTCGAGACTATCAGAAGAGATCGATGGCGCCGTCCTTGTTTCTGGCCTTGAAGGCCGCATGGGTCTCGGTGAACCTACACATCCTGGTGTTCTTGAAGGCAGCTTGAAGGACGACCTGTCTGATGATGGCGCACTGCTGGATGACGATTCTTCCGCTGCTTCAGACACTGAATACCAAGAAAACTCTCCCCACGAGGCTGTCCGCGCTTCTGTTCCGCCCACCGATAACACCACCCTTTCCATAAACACGCCGCGCATGTGGTGCCTCTCGGTTTTGTTCGCCATCCTCGGCTCCTCGACCAATTTGTTCTTCTCGTTAAGATACCCTAGTGTTGCTATTACTCCAGTTATTGCTTTATTACTTGTCCACCCCCTTGGACACCTGTGGGATTTCGTGTTAAAGCGACCTTACGACCCTGAAGAAGAGTTTATCGACGGTGTGCGGGTAGCCTCTGTGAGTGACGATGCGCATAGTTTACATAAAGTTAAAAGGCGTACCCGTGTGAGGAGATGGCTGGCGCAAGGTCGTTGGAACGAAAAGGAGCATACGTGCGTCTATGTTAGCAGCAATGTTGCTTTTGGCTTCGCTTTTGCGACCGATGTTATCGTCGAACAAACCCAGTTCTATAACCAGGAAGCCCCTATCATTTACCAGCTTCTCCTCACTATATCCACGCAAATCCTCGGTTATGGCTTCGCAGGTCTGACGCGCCGCTTCCTTGTCCGACCCAGCGGCATGATTTGGCCTGGAACTCTTATGTCGGCAGCTATGTTTTCGACACTCCACAAACAAGAGAACAAACCTGCAGGGGGCTGGACCATCAGCAGGTGGAAGTTCTTTTACATTGTGTGGACCATATCATTCCTCTTCTACTTTCTGCCTGGGCTGCTCATGCCAGCGCTTAGCTACTTCAACGTTATCACCTGGTTTGCCCCTAAGAATGTTGTCATCGCAAACCTCTTTGGTGTTTCCTCCGGTCTCGGGCTATTCCCGTTAACTTTTGACTGGGCGCAGGTCACATATGTTGGTTCGCCGTTGCTGGTCCCCTTTTGGGCTGCTATGAACGTTATCGGGGGTCTCGCTGTGGTGATGTGGATCATCGCACCTATCCTCTACTACAGTAACGTTCTCTTCTCCTCGTATATGCCAATTCTCTCGGCAGCTGTGTTCGACAATACTGGCAAGGTTTACGATGTCAGCAAAATCCTGACCCCCGAATTCCTCTTTGATCGTGAAGCGTACCAAAACTACAGCAGAGTCTTTTTGCCCATCACATATGTGTTGAGTTATGGAGTTCAGTTTGCCGGCCTATCCGCCCTTTTGACGCATACTGCTTGCTGGCACGGTCAGGATATTTGGAGGTCTTGGAAACGAGCCCTGCAAGAGGCCCGTGAGGATGGCCAAGCAAAGTACGAGCCTGTGGCGGACTCCCCTGGATCGCTGCCTCGCCAATCCACTGATGAAAGTGGTAGGCGAATGTCATCCGCATCGCATGTTGATGGAATCATTAGCCGTGAGGATGTTCACAGCAAGCTCATGAAGAGATACAAGGATGCTCCTCTGAGCTGGTACCTTATCACATTTCTCACCATGACCGCTATCGGAATTTTTGTGGTCGAATA TTATCCTGTCCATTTGCCCTGGTATGGTCTTCTGCTCGCCCTCGCCATTGGggccctcttcttcatccccAATGGTATTATCATGGCCGTCACAAACCAGCACAGTAGCATTTACCTCATCTGCCAGCTTATATGTGGTGTCGTCTTCCCAGGCCGTCCCATTGCCAATATGGTCTTCGTCACATACGGTTATATCTCATCAGCCCAAGGTATCAAATTTGCATCGGATCTCAAGCTCGGTCACTACATGAAGATCCCCCCGCGAATTCTCTTTCTAGTCCAGATCGTCGCAACCCTTGTCTCCTCCTTAACCCAGATCGGTGTGCTCAACTGGATGTTTGCCAACATCAGGGGCATCTGCACTTCTGAGGCGATAAACGGTTTCACATGTCCCATTGCCAGAGTTCATTTTAACGGCTCCATCTTGTGGGGAGTTGTCGGGCCCAACGAATTCTTCGGTCCAAAGGCAATTTATCGGTCTCTGGTCTGGTTCTTCCCGCTTGGTGCACTACTCCCGATTCCTTTGTGGCTCTACAGCCGACGTCACCGCTCAAGCATCCTGCGCAAGGTCAATCTCCCCGTCATTTTTGGCGCTATGTCATGGATCCCCCCTGCTACAGGTCTCAACTTCTCTGTCTGGGTGCTCGTCTGTTACGTCTTCAATTACTTGATCAAAAACCGACATAACGCTTGGTGGAGTAAGTATACCATGACCTTGAGTGCAGCTCTCGATTCTGGTCTTGCTTTTGGTATTGTGGTCGTTTTCTTTGGTTTTATCTATCCTGGCTTTGCGCAGAATCTCAAGTGGTGGGGTACCGAGGTGTACAAGCAGGGTTGCGACTGGCAAGCTTGTTCATACAACACCGTTTCAGAGGGCGAGCATTTCGGACCTAAAACGTGGT